The Streptomyces pactum genome contains a region encoding:
- a CDS encoding SDR family oxidoreductase yields MERPITVVTGGSRGIGAAACLRLAADGHDVAVGYVRDSAAAEAVVAGVREAGGRAVAVRADTSVEADVERLFDIAGERLGPVTGLVNNAAVTGPLGRLADSDTANLRRLLDVNLLGVLLCARRAAQLMTARGSGVIVNVSSGAATIGSPGEYVHYAATKAGVDALTLGLAKELGPDGVRVNAVAPGVIDTEMHAAMGAPGRARKMGSAVPLGRAGRAEEIAAAIAWLMSPDASYATGAVLRVAGGR; encoded by the coding sequence ATGGAGCGTCCCATCACGGTGGTCACCGGTGGCAGCCGGGGGATCGGCGCGGCGGCCTGTCTGCGGCTCGCGGCGGACGGGCACGACGTCGCCGTGGGCTACGTGCGGGACTCGGCGGCGGCGGAGGCGGTCGTCGCGGGGGTGCGCGAGGCCGGCGGCCGCGCCGTCGCGGTCCGGGCGGACACGTCGGTCGAAGCCGACGTCGAGCGGCTCTTCGACATCGCGGGGGAACGGCTCGGACCGGTGACCGGGCTGGTGAACAACGCGGCGGTGACCGGCCCGCTGGGGCGGCTCGCCGACAGCGACACCGCGAACCTGCGCCGGCTCCTCGACGTCAATCTGCTGGGCGTGCTGCTGTGCGCCCGGCGTGCCGCGCAGTTGATGACCGCGCGGGGGAGCGGTGTGATCGTGAACGTGTCGTCGGGCGCCGCGACCATCGGCAGCCCGGGGGAGTACGTGCACTACGCGGCGACCAAGGCGGGCGTCGACGCCCTGACCCTCGGCCTGGCCAAGGAACTCGGCCCGGACGGCGTCCGCGTCAACGCCGTCGCGCCCGGGGTCATCGACACGGAGATGCACGCGGCGATGGGCGCCCCCGGCCGGGCCCGGAAGATGGGGTCGGCCGTGCCACTGGGGCGTGCGGGGCGGGCTGAGGAGATCGCCGCGGCGATCGCCTGGCTGATGTCGCCGGACGCGTCGTACGCGACCGGGGCGGTGCTCCGGGTGGCCGGCGGGCGCTGA
- a CDS encoding undecaprenyl-diphosphate phosphatase produces the protein MSWFESLILGLVQGLTEFLPVSSSAHLRLTAAFSGWHDPGAAFTAITQIGTEAAVLIYFRKDIGRIISAWTRSLTDKSMRHDPDARMGWLVIVGSIPIGVLGLTLKDQIEGPFRDLRITATMLIVVGVIIGIADRRAARDEKGGRHRAPQQRKELENLTVRDGLIYGVCQAAALVPGVSRSGATISGGLFMGYRREAAARYSFLLAIPAVLASGLFELTDALESDHISWGPTLFATVIAFATGYVVIAWFMKFISTKSFMPFVWYRIALGIVIIALVATGVLSPHAAESSG, from the coding sequence ATGTCTTGGTTCGAATCACTCATCCTCGGACTCGTCCAGGGGCTGACCGAGTTCCTCCCCGTGTCCTCCAGCGCGCACCTGCGCCTGACCGCGGCGTTCTCCGGCTGGCACGACCCCGGCGCGGCCTTCACGGCGATCACGCAGATCGGCACCGAGGCCGCCGTACTCATCTACTTCCGCAAGGACATCGGGCGGATCATCTCGGCGTGGACCCGGTCCCTCACCGACAAGTCGATGCGCCACGATCCCGACGCGCGCATGGGCTGGCTCGTGATCGTCGGCTCGATCCCGATCGGCGTGCTCGGCCTGACGCTGAAGGACCAGATCGAGGGCCCGTTCCGCGACCTGCGGATCACCGCGACGATGCTGATCGTCGTCGGCGTGATCATCGGCATCGCGGACCGCAGGGCCGCGCGGGACGAGAAGGGCGGCCGGCACCGCGCGCCCCAGCAGCGCAAGGAGCTGGAGAACCTGACCGTCCGGGACGGTCTCATCTACGGCGTCTGCCAGGCCGCGGCCCTCGTCCCCGGCGTCTCCCGCTCGGGCGCGACCATCAGCGGGGGCCTTTTCATGGGCTACCGCCGCGAGGCCGCGGCACGGTACTCGTTCCTGCTCGCGATCCCGGCGGTGCTCGCCTCCGGCCTGTTCGAGCTCACGGACGCACTGGAGAGCGACCACATCTCCTGGGGGCCGACGCTGTTCGCGACGGTCATCGCCTTCGCCACCGGATACGTGGTCATCGCATGGTTCATGAAGTTCATCTCGACCAAGAGCTTCATGCCGTTCGTCTGGTACCGCATCGCGCTCGGCATCGTCATCATCGCCCTGGTCGCGACGGGTGTGCTCAGCCCGCACGCCGCGGAGTCGTCCGGCTGA